From Enterobacteriaceae endosymbiont of Donacia simplex, one genomic window encodes:
- a CDS encoding undecaprenyl-diphosphate phosphatase, whose translation MLLNHFSYIVLSIIQGLTEFLPISSSAHIIIFSKMLNIIKNNNLQFFKVIIQLGSTLAVIIFFWKKIIKIIFNTINYNFFYQKKINILHIIISTLPVIFIGLILYDKIKIINNVQFIIYGLFFGGILLFFSEILKPKKYVINNINYISYMNIFFIGCFQSLALLPGISRLGSTLSISILIGIKRIVATELCFIISIPVIFGANLLEIYKNYSIINFNNIKIFFIGFLISFIISLTIIKKFIYIINNISLKWFTLYRLLMIILLLIFN comes from the coding sequence ATGTTATTAAATCATTTTTCTTATATAGTATTAAGTATAATTCAAGGTTTAACTGAATTTTTACCTATATCTTCAAGTGCTCATATTATTATTTTTTCTAAAATGTTAAATATTATAAAGAATAATAATCTACAATTTTTTAAAGTAATTATTCAATTAGGATCTACATTAGCAGTAATAATATTTTTTTGGAAAAAAATTATAAAAATTATATTTAATACAATTAATTATAATTTTTTTTATCAAAAAAAAATAAATATATTACATATAATAATATCAACATTACCAGTAATATTTATTGGATTAATTTTGTATGATAAAATTAAAATAATAAATAATGTTCAATTTATTATTTATGGACTATTTTTTGGCGGAATATTATTATTTTTTTCAGAAATTCTTAAACCTAAAAAATATGTTATTAATAACATTAATTATATATCATATATGAATATTTTTTTTATTGGATGTTTTCAAAGTTTAGCATTATTACCAGGTATTTCAAGATTAGGATCAACATTATCAATTAGTATATTAATAGGTATTAAACGTATTGTTGCAACTGAATTATGTTTTATAATATCTATACCTGTTATTTTTGGAGCAAATTTATTAGAGATTTATAAAAATTATTCAATAATAAATTTTAATAATATAAAAATATTTTTTATAGGTTTTTTAATTTCATTTATTATCAGTTTAACTATTATTAAAAAATTTATTTATATAATAAATAATATTTCTTTAAAATGGTTTACTTTATACCGTTTATTAATGATAATATTATTACTAATTTTTAATTAA
- the ribB gene encoding 3,4-dihydroxy-2-butanone-4-phosphate synthase produces the protein MNILDIEFGNYEVRMKNAIFSLQKGYGILILDDKNRENESDIVFSAEKISISDIAFLIRYGSGIICLCITENLRKKLKLPMMVKKNTSIYKTGFTITIEASQGISTGVSAKDRFTTIKTAIANNVVPNDLNKPGHVFPLRAVNGGIFKRSGHTEATIDLLKIAKMKPTGVLCELTNEDGSMAKIFDTISFAKKNKMVVITINDLKKYIIKNNINI, from the coding sequence ATGAATATACTTGATATAGAATTTGGTAATTATGAAGTACGTATGAAAAATGCTATTTTTTCTTTGCAAAAAGGATATGGAATTTTAATTTTAGATGATAAAAATAGAGAAAACGAAAGTGATATAGTATTTTCTGCAGAAAAAATTTCTATATCTGATATAGCTTTTTTAATTAGATATGGTAGTGGTATTATATGTTTATGTATTACAGAAAATTTACGTAAAAAATTAAAATTACCTATGATGGTAAAAAAAAATACTAGTATTTATAAAACTGGATTTACCATTACAATTGAAGCATCTCAAGGTATATCTACTGGAGTATCAGCAAAAGATAGATTTACAACAATTAAAACAGCTATTGCTAATAATGTTGTTCCTAATGATTTAAATAAACCAGGACATGTTTTTCCTTTAAGAGCTGTTAATGGAGGAATCTTTAAAAGATCAGGACATACTGAAGCTACAATAGATTTATTAAAAATTGCAAAAATGAAACCCACAGGAGTGTTATGTGAATTAACTAATGAAGATGGATCTATGGCAAAAATATTTGACACAATATCTTTTGCAAAAAAGAATAAAATGGTTGTGATTACTATTAATGATTTAAAAAAATATATTATTAAAAATAATATTAATATTTAA
- a CDS encoding multifunctional CCA addition/repair protein, which translates to MKTYLVGGAIRDYLLNITVTDKDWVVVGSNINSMLKLGFKLVGKDFPVFLHPKTHEEYALARTEYKFGHGYKGFKYCASPKISLKEDLLRRDLTINAIAQDELGNFYDPYNGLNDIKNRLLKHVSSSFKDDPLRVLRVARFAAKLKYLNFRIHDNTLKLMKIMSHSGELLYLKPERIWKETYNALQSAHPHVFFQILKKCNALSVIFPEINRLYGIPAPLKWHPEKDTGIHTMLTLKIISKLTKNVSTRFAALCHDFGKGLTPRKLWPRHPGHGKAGIPLIKNLCKKLKIPNNIKNLSVLAAKVHDIIHDIYNQKPKDILNIYNMIDAWRKPERVKQIALISESDARGRLTLENIEYKQGKYFIKMYKYISKLNIKNIIEINNLEGSDISQKIQYERLKLIKYFLKLKN; encoded by the coding sequence TTGAAAACTTATTTAGTTGGTGGAGCTATACGTGATTATCTTTTAAATATAACAGTAACAGATAAAGACTGGGTTGTTGTTGGATCAAATATTAATTCAATGTTAAAATTAGGTTTTAAATTAGTTGGTAAAGATTTTCCTGTTTTTTTACATCCTAAAACTCATGAAGAATATGCTTTAGCTAGAACAGAATATAAATTTGGACATGGATATAAAGGATTTAAATATTGTGCATCTCCGAAAATTTCTCTTAAAGAAGATTTATTACGTAGAGATCTTACTATTAATGCTATTGCTCAAGATGAATTAGGAAATTTTTATGATCCATATAATGGATTAAATGATATTAAAAATCGTTTATTAAAACACGTTTCATCATCGTTTAAAGATGATCCTTTAAGAGTTTTACGAGTAGCAAGATTTGCAGCTAAATTAAAATATTTAAATTTTCGTATTCATGATAATACATTAAAATTAATGAAAATTATGAGTCATTCGGGAGAATTGTTATATTTAAAACCAGAAAGAATTTGGAAAGAAACATATAATGCTCTTCAATCAGCACATCCTCATGTTTTTTTTCAAATTTTAAAAAAATGTAATGCTTTATCTGTTATTTTTCCAGAAATAAATAGATTATATGGTATACCTGCTCCTTTAAAATGGCATCCAGAAAAAGATACAGGAATACATACTATGCTTACGTTAAAAATAATATCTAAACTTACAAAAAATGTATCAACAAGATTTGCAGCATTATGTCATGATTTTGGAAAAGGATTAACACCACGTAAATTATGGCCAAGACATCCAGGTCATGGTAAAGCAGGTATACCTTTAATTAAAAATTTATGTAAAAAATTAAAAATTCCTAATAATATAAAAAATTTATCTGTATTAGCTGCTAAAGTACATGATATTATTCATGATATATATAATCAAAAACCAAAAGATATATTAAATATATATAATATGATTGATGCTTGGAGAAAACCAGAAAGAGTAAAACAAATAGCATTAATTAGTGAATCTGATGCAAGAGGAAGATTAACACTAGAAAATATAGAATATAAACAAGGAAAATATTTTATTAAAATGTATAAATATATTTCTAAATTAAATATTAAAAATATAATAGAAATTAATAATTTAGAAGGTAGTGATATATCACAAAAAATTCAATATGAAAGATTAAAATTAATAAAATACTTTTTAAAATTAAAAAATTAA
- the trxA gene encoding thioredoxin, whose protein sequence is MQHKTNVLINLNDKNFQSEIKKSNLVLVDFWAEWCNPCKIFSQVLEEVCYKYKNIIFAKLNIEKYKIIAEKYNIRSIPTILLFKNGNIIDKIIGSINKIQLENFLNKNLK, encoded by the coding sequence ATGCAACATAAAACTAATGTTCTAATAAATTTAAATGATAAAAATTTTCAATCTGAAATAAAAAAAAGTAATTTAGTTTTAGTTGATTTTTGGGCTGAATGGTGCAACCCATGTAAGATATTTTCTCAAGTATTAGAAGAAGTATGTTATAAATATAAAAATATAATTTTTGCTAAATTGAATATTGAAAAATATAAAATTATTGCAGAAAAATATAATATTCGTAGTATACCAACAATTTTATTATTTAAAAATGGGAATATTATTGATAAAATAATTGGTTCTATAAATAAAATACAATTAGAAAATTTTTTAAATAAAAATTTAAAATAA
- a CDS encoding ABC transporter ATP-binding protein: MSYALEITNLSKIYPNNFQVLKNFNLKIKKGDFYALLGPNGAGKTTIIGIITSLINKSSGKIKIFGLNIKKNTFKTKKKIGLVPQEFNFNPFETVLQILVNQAGYYGIKKLEVITKIKKYLKILKLWKERNQKAKNLSGGMKRCLMIIRALIHSPKLLILDEPTAGIDLKLRHYIWSFFKKINIKKNITIILTTHYLEEAEFLCRHIGIINNGILIANYAINKLFSKLKFEVFILDYIKIKNIIPKISGYKYKIINNSQLEIKVMKKQNLNNIFEQLIKQNIKIISIKNKYNRLEKLFMDFTKN; encoded by the coding sequence ATGTCTTATGCATTAGAAATTACAAATTTATCTAAAATTTATCCTAATAACTTTCAAGTTTTAAAAAATTTTAATTTAAAAATTAAAAAAGGAGATTTTTATGCTTTATTAGGTCCTAATGGAGCTGGAAAAACAACAATTATTGGTATAATTACTTCTTTAATAAATAAATCTTCAGGAAAAATAAAAATTTTTGGATTAAATATTAAAAAAAATACATTTAAAACTAAAAAAAAAATAGGACTAGTTCCTCAAGAATTTAATTTTAATCCATTTGAAACAGTATTACAAATACTAGTTAATCAAGCTGGATATTATGGTATAAAAAAACTAGAAGTTATCACAAAAATTAAAAAATACTTAAAAATATTAAAATTATGGAAAGAAAGAAATCAAAAAGCAAAAAATTTATCAGGAGGAATGAAACGTTGTCTAATGATAATTAGAGCATTAATTCATAGTCCTAAATTATTAATTTTAGATGAACCTACTGCTGGTATTGATCTAAAATTACGTCATTATATATGGTCTTTTTTTAAAAAAATAAATATTAAAAAAAACATTACAATTATTTTAACAACTCATTATCTGGAAGAAGCTGAATTTTTATGTAGACATATTGGAATTATAAATAATGGAATATTAATCGCTAATTATGCCATAAATAAATTATTTAGTAAATTAAAATTTGAAGTTTTTATTTTAGATTATATAAAAATAAAAAATATTATTCCTAAAATAAGTGGCTATAAATATAAAATTATTAATAATTCTCAATTAGAAATTAAAGTAATGAAAAAACAAAATTTAAATAATATTTTCGAGCAACTAATAAAACAAAATATTAAAATTATTAGCATAAAAAATAAATATAATAGATTAGAAAAATTATTTATGGATTTTACTAAAAATTAA
- the dnaG gene encoding DNA primase, which produces MIKYVSRIFINNLLDKTDILYLIKNKIKLKKKGKNFFGICPFHLEKNPSFVVNSEKQLYHCFGCGVHGNIIDFVMYYENLSFLESITSLSNTFGIPIIDNKSNSLKKISEKNNIYYKIIFNLSIFYKNSLFNISGKKAYKYLLNRGFNLYIIKYFSIGFSPLYWTNKILNNTKTIKILHEKLDILKINKKNNNFYDIFYNRVIFPIKNIKGFIVGFGGRVLRNQNPKYLNSSENYIFHKSNELYGLYETKKENNIIKKILIVEGYIDVITLFQFNIKYAVAVLGTSITHNHIKKLFNITNKIIYCYDGDKSGIEAQWKSLKISLPYLVNNKEIKFMILPNKEDPDSLIRKEGKIFFEKRINNSLSFSKFFFKQLFLKNLFSSCEEKTHFIYKALSYIKLIPDYFFKINLIQKLGEKIGIINFINIYDPMKYKKKTIINNNFKKTTIRILLSLLLQYPKLMKFVPKLKFFKSSNIDGLCFFIKFVNFYKDKNMTTVKILEQYRGTKLKKILEILVTWNHMIPDNKIEKFFLNLIKKLKINILENRIEYLISLDRKEGLNYKKKQELWSLNKILIQKK; this is translated from the coding sequence ATGATTAAATATGTATCTCGTATATTTATTAATAATTTATTAGATAAAACAGATATTTTATATTTAATTAAAAATAAAATTAAATTAAAAAAAAAAGGAAAAAATTTTTTTGGAATTTGTCCTTTTCATTTAGAAAAAAATCCTTCTTTTGTAGTTAATTCTGAAAAACAATTATATCATTGTTTTGGATGTGGTGTACATGGTAATATTATTGATTTTGTTATGTATTATGAAAATTTATCTTTTCTTGAAAGTATAACATCATTATCAAATACATTTGGTATACCTATTATAGATAATAAATCCAATTCGTTAAAAAAAATATCTGAAAAAAATAATATTTATTATAAAATAATTTTTAATTTAAGTATTTTTTATAAAAATTCTTTGTTTAATATTTCAGGAAAGAAAGCTTATAAATATTTATTAAATAGAGGATTTAATTTATATATTATAAAGTATTTTTCTATTGGTTTTTCTCCTTTATATTGGACAAATAAAATTTTAAATAATACTAAAACTATAAAAATTTTACATGAAAAATTAGATATTCTAAAAATAAATAAAAAAAATAATAATTTTTATGATATTTTTTATAATAGAGTTATATTTCCAATTAAAAATATTAAAGGTTTTATAGTTGGTTTTGGAGGAAGAGTATTAAGAAATCAAAATCCTAAATATTTAAATTCATCAGAAAATTATATTTTTCATAAAAGTAATGAATTATATGGATTATATGAAACAAAAAAAGAGAATAATATTATAAAAAAAATATTAATAGTAGAAGGATATATTGATGTAATTACTTTATTTCAGTTTAATATAAAATATGCAGTAGCTGTATTAGGAACTTCTATTACTCATAATCATATAAAAAAATTATTCAATATAACAAATAAAATTATTTATTGTTATGATGGAGATAAATCAGGTATAGAAGCACAATGGAAATCTTTAAAAATAAGTTTACCTTATTTAGTTAATAATAAAGAAATAAAATTTATGATTTTGCCTAATAAAGAAGATCCAGATAGTTTAATCAGAAAAGAAGGAAAAATTTTTTTCGAAAAAAGAATTAATAATTCTTTATCATTTTCAAAATTTTTTTTTAAACAATTATTTTTAAAAAATTTATTTTCTTCTTGTGAGGAAAAAACTCATTTTATTTATAAGGCTCTATCATATATTAAATTAATTCCTGATTATTTTTTTAAAATAAATTTAATTCAAAAATTAGGAGAAAAAATAGGTATTATTAATTTTATTAATATATATGATCCAATGAAATATAAAAAAAAAACAATTATAAATAATAATTTTAAAAAAACTACTATTCGTATATTATTAAGTTTGTTACTACAATATCCAAAATTAATGAAATTTGTTCCAAAATTAAAATTTTTTAAAAGTTCGAATATAGATGGTTTATGTTTTTTTATAAAATTTGTTAATTTTTATAAAGATAAAAATATGACAACAGTTAAAATATTAGAACAATATAGAGGAACAAAATTAAAAAAAATTCTTGAAATTTTAGTAACATGGAACCATATGATTCCTGATAATAAAATAGAAAAATTTTTTCTTAATTTAATAAAAAAATTAAAAATAAATATTTTAGAAAATAGAATAGAATATCTAATATCTTTAGATAGAAAAGAAGGATTAAATTATAAAAAAAAACAAGAATTATGGTCTTTAAATAAAATATTAATTCAAAAAAAATAA
- the dksA gene encoding RNA polymerase-binding protein DksA: MMKKNNDFLSSLNILSIAGVSPYKLKINEKYMNKKQLLHFKKILESWKNKINSKINNTSSYIKDETSNFPDPIDRASQEEEFNLELRNRDRERKLIKKIEITLNKINTKNFGYCDCCEIKIGLKRLEAHPTANLCIDCKTLAEIRAKQIAE; this comes from the coding sequence ATAATGAAAAAAAACAATGATTTTTTATCTTCTTTAAATATTTTATCTATTGCTGGAGTATCTCCGTATAAATTAAAAATTAATGAAAAATATATGAATAAAAAACAATTATTACATTTTAAAAAAATTTTAGAATCATGGAAAAATAAAATAAATAGTAAAATTAATAATACATCATCTTATATAAAAGATGAAACATCTAATTTTCCCGATCCAATAGATAGAGCTTCACAAGAAGAAGAATTTAATTTAGAATTACGTAATAGAGATAGAGAAAGAAAATTAATAAAAAAAATAGAAATAACATTAAATAAAATTAATACAAAAAATTTTGGTTATTGTGACTGTTGTGAAATTAAAATTGGATTAAAAAGATTAGAAGCACATCCAACAGCAAATTTATGTATTGATTGTAAAACTTTAGCAGAAATAAGAGCAAAACAAATAGCTGAATAA
- a CDS encoding superoxide dismutase, whose translation MTYKLPDLLYKYSDLEPFFDTKTMEIHHQKHHQNYINNTNSILEKNNIKDMKINTLISSLNKLSISKSQKIILRNNAGGHANHSFFWKILKKNTQPNNIILNILKKEFNSLENFKKIFENIALNFFGSGWIWVVKKDNLLKIITTVNQDNPLMNNKTIVCPIIALDLWEHSYYLKYQNQKNLYIKAFWNIINWDKVTQLLLNK comes from the coding sequence ATGACTTATAAATTACCAGATTTATTATATAAATATTCTGATTTAGAACCATTTTTTGATACAAAAACAATGGAAATACATCATCAAAAACATCACCAAAATTATATTAATAATACAAATTCCATACTTGAAAAAAATAATATAAAAGATATGAAAATTAATACATTAATATCTAGTTTAAATAAATTATCTATTTCTAAATCACAAAAAATTATTTTACGTAATAATGCAGGAGGACATGCTAATCATAGTTTTTTTTGGAAAATTTTAAAAAAAAATACTCAACCTAACAATATTATTTTAAATATTTTAAAAAAAGAATTTAATAGTTTAGAAAATTTTAAAAAAATTTTTGAAAATATTGCTTTAAATTTTTTTGGATCTGGATGGATTTGGGTTGTTAAAAAAGATAATTTATTAAAAATAATTACGACAGTAAATCAAGATAATCCATTAATGAATAATAAAACAATTGTATGTCCTATAATAGCATTAGATTTATGGGAACATTCATATTATTTAAAATATCAAAATCAAAAAAATTTATATATTAAAGCTTTTTGGAATATTATAAATTGGGATAAAGTAACACAATTATTATTAAATAAATAA
- the rho gene encoding transcription termination factor Rho: MNLTELKNKPISELIDLGENIYLENLARMRKQDIIFTILKQHSKSGEDIFGDGVLEILQDGFGFLRSSDSSYLAGPDDIYVSPSQIRRFNLRTGDTISGKIRPPKEGERYFALLKVNQVNFDKPENARNKILFENLTPLHANSRLSMERGNGSTEDLTARVLDLASPIGRGQRGLIVAPPKAGKTMLLQNIAQSIAYNHPDCVLIVLLIDERPEEVTEMQRLVKGEVIASTFDEPPSRHVQVSEMVIEKTKRLVEHKKDVIILLDSMTRLARAYNTVAPASGKVLTGGVDANALHRPKRFFGAARNVEEGGSLTIIATALIDTGSKMDDVIYEEFKGTGNMELHLSRKIAEKRVFPAIDYNRSGTRKEELLSSQEELQRMWILRKIIQPMNEIDAMEFLINKLSMTKTNNDFFDMMKRS; this comes from the coding sequence ATGAATCTTACCGAATTAAAAAATAAACCAATATCAGAACTTATAGATTTAGGTGAAAATATTTATCTAGAAAATTTAGCTAGAATGCGTAAGCAAGATATTATTTTTACTATATTAAAACAACATTCCAAAAGTGGAGAAGATATTTTTGGTGATGGAGTATTAGAGATATTACAAGATGGATTTGGATTTTTACGTTCTTCTGATAGTTCTTATTTAGCAGGACCAGACGATATATATGTATCGCCAAGTCAAATTAGGCGTTTTAATTTACGTACAGGAGATACTATTTCTGGAAAAATACGTCCTCCAAAAGAAGGAGAAAGATATTTTGCATTATTAAAAGTTAATCAAGTTAATTTTGATAAGCCAGAAAATGCAAGAAATAAAATTCTTTTTGAAAATTTAACTCCATTACATGCAAATTCTAGATTAAGTATGGAAAGAGGAAATGGTTCTACAGAGGATCTAACAGCTCGTGTTTTGGATTTAGCTTCACCAATAGGAAGAGGGCAAAGAGGATTAATAGTTGCTCCACCAAAAGCAGGAAAAACAATGTTATTACAAAATATAGCACAAAGTATAGCATATAATCATCCTGATTGCGTATTAATAGTACTACTTATTGATGAACGTCCAGAAGAAGTTACTGAAATGCAAAGATTAGTAAAAGGAGAAGTAATAGCATCTACTTTTGATGAACCTCCATCTAGACATGTACAAGTATCTGAAATGGTTATTGAAAAAACTAAAAGATTAGTAGAACATAAAAAAGATGTTATAATTTTATTAGATTCTATGACACGTTTAGCTAGAGCATATAATACTGTCGCACCTGCATCTGGAAAAGTTTTAACAGGAGGAGTTGATGCTAATGCATTACATCGTCCTAAACGTTTTTTCGGAGCGGCAAGAAATGTTGAGGAGGGAGGAAGTTTGACTATTATAGCAACAGCTTTAATTGATACGGGATCAAAAATGGATGATGTTATTTATGAAGAATTTAAAGGTACAGGTAATATGGAATTACATTTATCACGTAAAATAGCTGAAAAGAGAGTATTTCCTGCTATAGATTATAATAGATCTGGGACAAGAAAAGAAGAACTATTAAGTTCACAAGAAGAACTTCAAAGAATGTGGATTTTAAGAAAAATAATACAGCCTATGAATGAAATAGATGCAATGGAATTTTTAATAAATAAATTATCAATGACAAAGACTAATAATGATTTTTTTGATATGATGAAAAGATCTTAA
- a CDS encoding ABC transporter permease, producing the protein MKLHPYIIILFTICKKEINRFMRIWIQTILPPIMNISLYFIIFGKLLNLHINKILGFSYIQFIIPGLIMMSIINNSYSNVASSFFGAKFQHYIEELLIAPVPTNLIILGYISGGIIRSFIICIILTLISMFFISLHIYSWFFFIIIIILTSILFSLAGLLNAIFAKNFDDINFIPTFILTPLTYLGGVFYSTSILPTFWKKIIKINPIYYIISGFRYSFLGIKTVSLFLTINILFFFILILYLFTFILIKKGVGIRK; encoded by the coding sequence ATGAAATTACATCCATATATAATTATATTATTTACAATTTGTAAAAAAGAAATAAATCGATTTATGCGTATTTGGATACAAACTATACTTCCTCCTATTATGAATATATCTTTATATTTTATTATATTTGGGAAACTACTTAATCTACATATTAATAAAATATTAGGATTTAGTTATATACAATTTATTATACCTGGATTAATTATGATGAGTATTATTAATAATTCATATTCTAATGTAGCTTCATCTTTTTTCGGAGCAAAATTTCAACATTATATAGAAGAATTATTAATAGCACCAGTACCAACTAATTTAATTATATTAGGCTATATTAGTGGTGGTATAATAAGAAGTTTTATTATTTGTATTATTTTAACTTTAATTTCTATGTTTTTTATTTCTTTACATATATATTCTTGGTTTTTTTTTATAATTATTATAATATTAACATCTATTTTATTTTCTTTAGCTGGATTATTAAATGCGATTTTTGCTAAAAATTTTGATGATATTAACTTTATACCTACATTTATATTAACTCCTTTAACATATTTAGGTGGGGTTTTTTATTCAACATCAATTTTACCTACATTCTGGAAAAAAATAATAAAAATAAATCCTATTTATTATATTATTTCTGGATTTCGTTACAGTTTTTTAGGTATAAAAACAGTTTCATTATTTTTAACTATAAATATTTTATTTTTTTTTATTCTAATTTTATATTTATTTACTTTTATTTTAATTAAAAAAGGTGTAGGGATACGTAAATAA
- the rpsU gene encoding 30S ribosomal protein S21 — translation MPIIKVRDNEPFDLALRRFKRSCEKAGILAEVRRREFYEKPTTERKRAKASAIKRHAKKISRENSKRIRLY, via the coding sequence ATGCCTATTATAAAAGTACGTGATAATGAACCGTTTGACTTAGCGTTGAGACGTTTTAAACGTTCATGTGAAAAAGCAGGAATTTTAGCAGAAGTAAGACGTAGGGAATTTTATGAAAAACCAACAACAGAAAGAAAAAGAGCTAAAGCTTCTGCAATAAAGAGACATGCTAAAAAAATATCTAGAGAAAATTCTAAAAGAATACGTTTATATTAA
- the tsaD gene encoding tRNA (adenosine(37)-N6)-threonylcarbamoyltransferase complex transferase subunit TsaD encodes MLFMGIETSCDDTSVAVYDNNLGVLCNNIYTQKIHSKYGGVVPELAARNHLKKIIPLIKKSLFKIKKNLSDITAIAYTSGPGQINSLIIGAMISHTLAFSLNIPIIPVNHMEGHLFSIMLQKNKPIYPFIGLLISGGHTQLVYTYKFGEYKILGTNIDDAVGETLDKISKLLGLSYPGGKNLFKLSKYGTPKKFVFPRPMILKKNNLNFSFSGLKTFVINFIKKQNLKNFKVRADIACALEDAVIETLYIKSLRALKKYNINQLVIAGGVSSNIKLRIFLHKKLKKNNIKLFYSKKKLCTDNAAMIAYIGSKSFSSKNKKYILKNIYINSKLSLEDKI; translated from the coding sequence ATGCTTTTCATGGGAATAGAAACATCATGTGATGATACTTCAGTAGCAGTTTATGATAATAATTTAGGAGTATTATGTAATAATATTTATACCCAAAAAATACATTCTAAATACGGAGGTGTAGTACCTGAATTAGCAGCTCGAAATCATTTAAAAAAAATTATTCCTTTAATTAAAAAATCTTTATTTAAAATAAAAAAAAATTTAAGTGATATTACTGCAATAGCTTATACTTCAGGTCCAGGACAAATAAATTCTTTAATAATAGGAGCAATGATTTCACATACATTAGCTTTTTCTTTAAATATTCCTATTATTCCAGTAAATCATATGGAAGGACATTTATTTTCAATTATGTTACAAAAAAATAAACCTATATATCCTTTTATAGGTTTATTAATTTCAGGAGGACATACTCAATTAGTTTATACATATAAATTTGGAGAATATAAAATATTAGGGACAAATATAGATGATGCTGTAGGTGAAACTTTAGATAAAATATCTAAATTATTAGGATTAAGTTATCCTGGTGGTAAAAACTTGTTTAAATTATCTAAATATGGTACTCCAAAAAAATTTGTATTTCCTAGACCTATGATATTAAAAAAAAATAATTTAAATTTTAGTTTTTCTGGATTAAAAACATTTGTAATAAATTTTATAAAAAAACAAAATTTAAAAAATTTTAAAGTTAGAGCAGATATTGCATGTGCATTAGAAGATGCAGTTATAGAAACTCTATATATTAAAAGTTTAAGAGCTTTAAAAAAATATAATATTAATCAATTAGTAATTGCAGGAGGAGTTAGTTCAAATATAAAATTAAGAATATTTTTACATAAAAAATTAAAAAAAAATAATATTAAATTATTTTATAGTAAGAAAAAATTATGTACTGATAATGCAGCTATGATTGCCTATATTGGATCGAAAAGTTTTTCTTCAAAAAATAAAAAATATATATTAAAAAATATTTATATAAATTCTAAATTATCTTTAGAAGATAAAATTTAA